The Allocoprobacillus halotolerans nucleotide sequence TACCAGTTTAACTGTTCACTTAAAACATTGATCTCGTTATCCTGTCTTTTGATTCTTTCTTCAAGCATATTGATTTTTTTGATTAGTTCTTCCTGACTTAAATTTCTCAGATTCATTGTATAATTCACTCCATATCTTAATAATTCAACGAATAGTATTGTACCATATTTCAATATGAATTATTAGATGAGAAGCTGTTTTTCTTTGAATTTTTCTTCAAATTCAAGGCCTTCCAGAAGCCAGTTGAGCTGAGTGGAAGTTATTTTTCTTGTATTGGAATCATCATGTTCTTCAATCTTGAACCTGCCATGTTCAAGTCTTTTGATAAACAGCCAGAAACCATTGGATTCATAATAGAGTATCTTGATCCTGTTTCTGGCTTTGTTTGTAAAGATAAACAAACTATGATCAAGAACATTCATCTGAAACTGAAGATTCACGATCTGTGTCAAACCATCAATCGACTTTCGCATATCAACATAATGGCTTGAAACATATATATTCTTGATTTCATCGGTGTTAATGATCATTTTAATGCACCA carries:
- the tnpB gene encoding IS66 family insertion sequence element accessory protein TnpB (TnpB, as the term is used for proteins encoded by IS66 family insertion elements, is considered an accessory protein, since TnpC, encoded by a neighboring gene, is a DDE family transposase.) — its product is MIINTDEIKNIYVSSHYVDMRKSIDGLTQIVNLQFQMNVLDHSLFIFTNKARNRIKILYYESNGFWLFIKRLEHGRFKIEEHDDSNTRKITSTQLNWLLEGLEFEEKFKEKQLLI